The genomic DNA AGCTCTAGACGCCCTGTGTGTTACTAAGTACTTCAATTTGGGGAcccatttttagttttcatcttttaagactcactttaatgaaaattgtgtttttaaaatgttcttgtggcattttttcagttgatgaaggacatttataaaggaaaggaagcttaaaactgtatttctaagtatttctttgttcaaattgttgtaaatcaagagcagacgaaaaaaaatgcagtcatTTGTGACAAGAAAaatgagctctcagcaacagaaaggggaagagggggtggggttgctccactccaatggtcccacccacaactcagagacgaATTTCTAAGCTGCCTTAGTGAAGCTCAACATAGAAACATGATTACtaatgcttttgtagaactctttgaaataaataaacctgatctctctgGATCTTCCATATCTTCCATGCATTGTGAATGAGACATTCACATACAcagctccatgtagcgatcaggctaaaagcATTTGGTGATAGCTCCTCCCACGTACATTTTTGGACAGGTGTTGATCAGCAAAAAAGAGGCATCAGACACGAATTTGATGCTCGAattgtgttcagtgtgaacacagcttaataaactactgccgctctacagaaattatgtcctagaaaataacagattatttggattttggcaaaaaaaaatgtataattatagccaaaagaccaatgggaatgctttgaaaatacatcaaagatgattggagtgggactttaaacatcATTTAGCCAAATTAGTTTGGTGCAATTCCAAGAGGGAAGATTTGTCTTTTTAgctaagaataaaaaagttttttaaaaatcttaaattctaTCATCTCCATAGGAGACATGTTCATTTctttcaggacaaaaaaaaaagcatcattcAGGCTGACACACGCGGCAtgacagcttttttaaaagcaaagctCTGCAGTCAGTCCTGCTTGGTGGAATTCTGGATCATTCCTGTcagctgttttgtttgtttgcggCTGCCGTTGCAGGACACTTGAGGAGCGAAGTCTGCTGACATCTCTCACCGCCTTGGTCTTCCTCTGTGGGCTTGTTGCTGAAAAGACAACAAGCGCTTCATTCCATACATGTCATGCAGAAGAACAAGCAGAAAAGCCTGACACCAAAAGCTACTTTTTACAAACTGCTAGTGTCTCAGACACTCATAGTCCAGAGTTGACTGTCAAAAAGAATGAAATATCCACTCAATGGTGCTGTCAagcatttttcaataaataaaaggcCTAGAAGCAGAGAGCGCGCAGACAGGAAAGCGTCATGGCAGCTCTAACTGCTCGTCTGACAGAAATGAGCGAGATCAACATGTGTTTCCTGCTGCCGTCCTTCCATCGCCACTCACCTGTCTGGTGTGGGTGAGGTGGGCAGGCCGCCCATGGCCTTGGCCATGAGCATGCCTCTGTGCACCGGCGTGACCGTTTCCGTGATGGTGATGACGGTTGGTGGGCATCGCGGTGGGATGGCTGGGTCTGACGGGGCCTCGAGCGGGGGACCGGTGCTGGTTGCGCTCCTTAGGGATGGTCTGAAAATCGGCCAGTGGGATTACAGGAGGAGGGGTGGGTGGGCGGTGGCCTCCAGCTGCTGGAGTTTGAGTCTGTGGCTGCCTGTTGTTCAGCAAGGCAGCCTGAGTTTGATGTCTTCTGCTCTGGAAAACCTGAGCCCTCTCAGTGTGGACCCTGAGGGCAGCCTGGGTTAGGTTGCTAGCAGAGGGGTTTGGGGCCAGAGCCGCTTGTAGAGGCTGCCTGGCGACATCCACAGCAGGCTGTGGCTGCATACCACGGTTTAGTGGTGCTTCTACCTGCCGAAGCTGATTAGGATCAACCAAAGCTCTTGTATCGACACCCTGAAGAGCAGCCTGCACCTGTTCTGCTGTGGGTGCTTGCGACACACCGGCCCGGGCTGCAGAGGTTGGCTGGCTGGTAAAAGGAAGCGCCTGAGGGTTTCTGCTGCGAGCCGTTTCCTGCCTCAGGGCAGTCTGGCTACCTCTGATGTCCCGCTCTGCGCTGTGACTTTGTGCACGGGAGCTCCTCTCTGTGCGGTGGGATGGGTCAGGCTGTGTGACACGGGCGGCGTTCGGACGCCGGTGATCAGTTGAGCGGCTGCTGGACTCCGTGTCGTACGACGGCGGGTCACGCCTGGGAGGAGTTCTGCGGCGGGAAACGGTTTGGCTCGGAGGCTGGGATCTTTCCCGTCCTCTGGCCTCCTGCGTGTCTCTATTTCTAGTATAGTCTGTGGTGTCAGAGGTGTACTCAGGTGAGGCCTGGGCGCCGTTTGGGTACGCTGGTGTTCCTCGTAGGCGGTCCCATGGCATCTGTCTGTGGGTGGAGCTCGGGGTCGCTTCCTGCACTCTTGCAGTCCTTTGAAGCTCCCGCTGGTTCGTCTGTGTGTTAGCATCCTGCTGAGGAGCCACATTACTGTTCAAATGCGTGTATCCACTTGGGATGAGTCCAGGATTATCCAGATTTCTGTTTAACCTGGGGTCACCTGGATAAAACGGGGCACCTTGCATTGTGGGATTTGCTTGTCTTGCGTTTAACAGGTTGTGCTGCGTGACATCAGCAGGACTGAAACTGTCTGGCTGAATCTGTTGGTTATTGGGTGGATATGAGTTAAGATTCAAGTTAATTGTGGGCATTTGTGCGTTTGGGTCTGCAGTTCTGGGCAGCGTGTTGAAGCTCACTTGAACCGCCGGTGGCTGGGCGCCGCCCTGGTTGTTGCCAGCCTGTATGACAACATTGGGATTTGGCTGCTGTGTGTTTGGCAGGTTGTTTGCATTCAGAGCTTCAGTGTGTGTGAAAGCCGGGTTGTCGATGCCATTGTGTGGGTTTGAATTAGTGCTCTGAATAGCATTGTGTAGGAGTCCATTTGTGCGTGTGCGGCCATTGTGCTGGAGTGTGCTGGAGTTTTGCAGTCCGTTCACAGGGAGCGTTTGTGCGTTGTTCTCACGCTGCATTGTGTCTACGGGGACAGAGCGCCGCGTCTGACCATTCCCCGGATAAAGGGGGGGC from Oryzias melastigma strain HK-1 linkage group LG16, ASM292280v2, whole genome shotgun sequence includes the following:
- the si:dkeyp-97a10.3 gene encoding basic-leucine zipper transcription factor A gives rise to the protein MKLPLLHVCFLLAVLFPASTVAQNPVQIEFQTDPVLTLTGTDSLFTVVTATSVFSMTWKYNGVDTLGTWSGGAANINPVTQFLGRVTITSNQLRIGSSQLRDAGNYSVEVTPVGTTGQTSNSRSVQLRVFDAVAGVTLTVPSVTVEGGNVTLTCAWTAGTQISVQWAKGGSTITADSRITISVVAQTSTLVISTVRRDDAGEYTCTPSNPVSTQTATRSLTVYYGPDTPVLTKDTGKNCVGGGDVKVGQAVRLTCTSVSLPPAVFSWQFNGNPVSGQPSGGVLTVQTYSTNESGQYVCTAQNSITGGTSKQTTSLAVVDVCLDGGEVAGIVIGSFLLLVIIVLLILLLIHLVRRRRVQQRQMDNIFIPKTEPNQRPNPPATQPNARRDLVPGPEPPLYPGNGQTRRSVPVDTMQRENNAQTLPVNGLQNSSTLQHNGRTRTNGLLHNAIQSTNSNPHNGIDNPAFTHTEALNANNLPNTQQPNPNVVIQAGNNQGGAQPPAVQVSFNTLPRTADPNAQMPTINLNLNSYPPNNQQIQPDSFSPADVTQHNLLNARQANPTMQGAPFYPGDPRLNRNLDNPGLIPSGYTHLNSNVAPQQDANTQTNQRELQRTARVQEATPSSTHRQMPWDRLRGTPAYPNGAQASPEYTSDTTDYTRNRDTQEARGRERSQPPSQTVSRRRTPPRRDPPSYDTESSSRSTDHRRPNAARVTQPDPSHRTERSSRAQSHSAERDIRGSQTALRQETARSRNPQALPFTSQPTSAARAGVSQAPTAEQVQAALQGVDTRALVDPNQLRQVEAPLNRGMQPQPAVDVARQPLQAALAPNPSASNLTQAALRVHTERAQVFQSRRHQTQAALLNNRQPQTQTPAAGGHRPPTPPPVIPLADFQTIPKERNQHRSPARGPVRPSHPTAMPTNRHHHHGNGHAGAQRHAHGQGHGRPAHLTHTRQQQAHRGRPRR